The genomic segment ATAAGCTTACGATCTTTATCTATAACAGGAACACCCGAGATATGAAGCTCTGACATTAAATTTAAAGCATCTGCTACAGTTGCATCTGGGGTTATAAAAATAGGGTCTATAATAACACCACTTTCACTTTTTTTAACCCTTTTTACCTCTTTTGCTTGAGTCTGAATATCCATATTTTTGTGTATAACACCTATACCACCAAGTCTTGCCATCATTATAGCAGCTCTATGTTCTGTAACTGTGTCCATAGCAGCCGATACAATAGGTATATTTAATGATATGTTTTTGCTAAATTTTGTTTTTATATCAACTTGTTTTGGCAATACCTCAGAATACTGAGGCACAAGCAATACATCTTCAAATGTAAGCGCTTTTTTTATTATCTTCATGCTTATCCTTTTATTATATTTTCTAAACTTAATGCACCATCCATAAGAGTTTGTTCATCCCAAGCTTTAGCTATTAGCTGTGCGCTTATACTTAGATTGTTTTGAGCTTTGCTTACAGGAACTGATACAGCCGGAAGCCCCGCCAAATTCACGCTTATAGTATAAATATCACTCAAATATGCGCTCAAAGGATCTTTTATCTGCCCAAATTTAAAAGCTGTGCTAGGAGCAATAGGCATAAAAATAAGATCGTTTTCTTTTAAAATTTCTTCATATTGTGCTTTTATATGAGCCCTTGCTTTTTGAGCCTTTATATAATAAGCGTCATAATAACCACTACTTAAAACAAAAGTTCCAAGTAAAATTCTTCTCTTGACCTCTTCACCAAAACCTTCACTTCTTGAGTTTATATATAGCTCTTTTAGATTTTTTGACTCGGCTCTTCTGCCATATCTGATGCCATCATACCTACTTAAATTTGCACTAGCTTCGGCAGTTGCTATTATGTAGTAAGTTGCCACATCGTATTTTGAGTCTTCCAAATTTCTATAAGTTATATTGTGTCCGTGAGATTTTAGCTTCTCTATCGTTTTTAAAAGTGCAGTTTTATTCTCCTCATCCGCATTTTCAACATAATTTTTAATAACACATATATTTAATTTTTTATTTGGGTCTAGCTTGTCACTTATGGTTTTAAACTCCACATTAGCACTT from the Campylobacter pinnipediorum subsp. pinnipediorum genome contains:
- the gatA gene encoding Asp-tRNA(Asn)/Glu-tRNA(Gln) amidotransferase subunit GatA, producing the protein MISLKDALKLSGEEINNLRIELEEKIKKEKQLGAYVEQLADLPLAKFGEGIPVAIKDNIQVKGWSVTCASNILQGYVSPYNATAINKLIEHNMSPFGRTNMDEFAMGSTTESSFYGKTLNPLNHAHVPGGSSGGSASAVAGGLAIAALGSDTGGSIRQPAAFCGCVGFKPTYGRVSRYGLAAYSSSLDQIGPITQNVEDAAILYDAIAGYDKMDSTSANVEFKTISDKLDPNKKLNICVIKNYVENADEENKTALLKTIEKLKSHGHNITYRNLEDSKYDVATYYIIATAEASANLSRYDGIRYGRRAESKNLKELYINSRSEGFGEEVKRRILLGTFVLSSGYYDAYYIKAQKARAHIKAQYEEILKENDLIFMPIAPSTAFKFGQIKDPLSAYLSDIYTISVNLAGLPAVSVPVSKAQNNLSISAQLIAKAWDEQTLMDGALSLENIIKG